In Sebaldella termitidis ATCC 33386, one DNA window encodes the following:
- a CDS encoding dTDP-glucose 4,6-dehydratase: MKTYLITGAAGFIGSNYLKYVLRLYKNIKVIVLDELTYAGNLGTIKENIQDKRVNFEKGNIKDPVLVKELISKYNIDYIVNFAAESHVDRSIENPQIFLETNILGTQNLMECAKAAWRTGEDKNGYPIYKEGVKFLQISTDEVYGSLAKDFEEPQNLEIPSEIAGKIASDRKLQTYGKEFFTEKTSLDPRSPYSASKAGADFIVLAYAETYKMPVNITRCSNNYGPFHFPEKLIPLMIKNVLEGKALPVYGDGKNVRDWLYVEDHCKAIDIVLRNGKAGEIYNVGGFNEEQNIRIVKLVIDIIKELTGKNAEYKNILKTKWENINYNLITYVQDRLGHDRRYAIDPTKIVNELGWYPETKFEDGIRKTIIWYLDNQKWVEEVISGDYQKYYEKMYENK, encoded by the coding sequence ATGAAAACTTATCTAATAACGGGAGCAGCAGGTTTTATAGGTTCAAACTATTTAAAATATGTGCTTAGACTATATAAGAATATAAAAGTAATAGTTCTGGATGAACTGACATATGCAGGAAATTTAGGTACTATAAAAGAAAATATTCAAGATAAAAGAGTAAATTTTGAAAAAGGAAATATTAAAGATCCGGTTCTGGTGAAAGAGCTAATAAGTAAATATAATATTGATTATATAGTGAATTTTGCAGCTGAATCACATGTGGACAGATCAATAGAGAATCCACAGATATTTTTGGAAACTAATATTCTTGGAACCCAGAATTTGATGGAATGTGCTAAGGCAGCATGGAGAACAGGAGAAGATAAAAACGGCTATCCGATATATAAAGAAGGAGTAAAGTTTTTACAGATATCTACTGATGAAGTTTATGGTTCACTGGCAAAAGATTTTGAAGAACCGCAAAATCTGGAAATACCATCTGAAATTGCAGGAAAAATAGCTTCTGACAGAAAATTGCAAACATATGGAAAAGAGTTTTTTACAGAGAAAACTTCTTTAGATCCGAGAAGCCCGTATTCTGCATCTAAAGCAGGAGCTGATTTTATAGTATTAGCTTATGCTGAAACATATAAAATGCCTGTAAATATAACAAGATGCTCAAATAATTACGGTCCTTTTCATTTTCCGGAAAAATTAATTCCCCTGATGATAAAAAATGTTCTTGAAGGAAAAGCCTTACCAGTATATGGGGACGGAAAAAATGTAAGAGACTGGCTGTATGTAGAAGATCATTGTAAAGCCATAGACATTGTCCTTAGAAATGGGAAAGCAGGAGAAATTTATAATGTAGGCGGTTTTAATGAAGAACAGAATATAAGAATAGTGAAATTAGTTATTGATATCATAAAAGAGCTTACTGGGAAGAATGCAGAATATAAAAATATATTGAAAACAAAATGGGAAAATATAAATTATAATTTAATCACTTATGTTCAGGATAGACTAGGTCATGACAGAAGATATGCCATTGATCCAACTAAAATAGTGAATGAACTTGGATGGTATCCTGAAACAAAATTTGAAGATGGCATAAGAAAGACAATAATCTGGTATCTTGATAATCAAAAATGGGTAGAGGAAGTAATATCAGGAGATTATCAAAAATATTATGAGAAAATG
- the rfbD gene encoding dTDP-4-dehydrorhamnose reductase — MKILLTGSNGQLGYDFQNLFDKLEVEYYATDYNELDITNDNKLEKFFNENKNFDIIINCAAYNDVDKAETDKEKCYLLNSEAPTKLAEICKKTGAVFMTYSTDFVFDGERKSPYTEKDTPNPLSVYGKSKYKGESDVLNAYEKSYVIRTSWVFGIANNNFNKQVINWSKAKNKLNIVDDQVSVPTYSKDLAEFSWELIKTGKFGLYHISNSGECSKFEQAKYVLEKIGWNGKLETAKTKDFKLPAARAEYTKLSSEKTEKLLGKKIPDWKDAIDRFLQEMKEKGEL, encoded by the coding sequence ATGAAAATATTATTAACAGGATCAAATGGACAATTAGGCTATGATTTTCAGAATCTGTTTGATAAACTGGAAGTGGAATACTATGCAACTGATTATAATGAACTGGATATTACAAATGATAATAAGCTGGAAAAATTTTTTAATGAAAATAAAAACTTTGATATTATAATAAACTGTGCTGCCTATAATGATGTAGATAAAGCAGAAACTGATAAAGAAAAATGTTACCTACTTAATTCTGAAGCTCCGACTAAATTAGCAGAAATATGTAAAAAAACAGGAGCAGTATTTATGACATACTCCACAGATTTTGTCTTTGATGGAGAAAGAAAAAGTCCTTATACAGAAAAAGATACTCCAAATCCGCTGTCAGTGTATGGAAAGTCTAAATACAAGGGTGAGTCAGATGTTTTAAATGCATATGAAAAATCATATGTAATCAGAACTTCATGGGTTTTTGGGATAGCAAATAACAATTTTAACAAACAGGTTATAAACTGGAGCAAAGCTAAAAACAAATTAAATATTGTAGATGATCAAGTTTCTGTTCCTACTTACTCAAAAGATTTAGCAGAATTTTCTTGGGAGCTAATTAAAACTGGTAAATTTGGATTATATCATATAAGTAATTCTGGTGAATGCAGTAAATTTGAGCAAGCTAAGTATGTTTTGGAAAAAATAGGGTGGAATGGTAAATTGGAGACTGCTAAAACAAAGGATTTTAAGCTACCGGCTGCAAGAGCAGAATATACAAAACTCTCATCTGAAAAAACCGAAAAATTGCTAGGGAAAAAAATTCCAGATTGGAAAGATGCAATAGATAGATTTTTACAAGAGATGAAAGAAAAGGGAGAATTATAA
- the rfbC gene encoding dTDP-4-dehydrorhamnose 3,5-epimerase: protein MSNFKIIETGIADLVIIEPLVFEDERGFFLESYNKNHFEKLGLKMEFIQDNHSKSKKGVLRGLHYQSKHSQGKLVRVTKGAVWDVAVDLRTESPTFGKWYGLELNEKNKKMFYVPEGFAHGFLTLEDETEFQYKCTDFYYPEYDSGIFWNDDILKIEWPISDYGILINELVISDKDKNLEKFDYEKYYF, encoded by the coding sequence TTGTCAAATTTTAAAATTATAGAAACAGGGATAGCAGATTTAGTAATAATAGAACCACTAGTTTTTGAAGATGAGAGAGGCTTTTTTTTAGAAAGTTATAATAAGAACCATTTTGAAAAGTTAGGTTTAAAAATGGAATTTATTCAGGATAATCATTCAAAATCTAAAAAAGGAGTTTTAAGAGGATTACATTATCAGAGTAAACATTCTCAGGGAAAATTGGTAAGAGTAACAAAGGGGGCGGTTTGGGATGTCGCAGTAGATTTAAGAACAGAAAGTCCTACTTTTGGCAAATGGTATGGTCTTGAATTGAACGAAAAAAACAAAAAAATGTTTTATGTTCCTGAAGGATTTGCACATGGTTTTTTGACATTAGAAGATGAAACAGAATTTCAATATAAATGTACTGATTTTTACTATCCTGAATATGATTCTGGAATTTTTTGGAATGATGATATTTTAAAAATAGAGTGGCCAATTAGTGATTATGGAATATTGATCAATGAATTAGTTATTTCGGATAAAGATAAAAATTTAGAAAAATTTGATTATGAAAAGTACTATTTTTAA